The Rhinolophus ferrumequinum isolate MPI-CBG mRhiFer1 chromosome 21, mRhiFer1_v1.p, whole genome shotgun sequence region TTATGCACAGTGTTTCGTcgttctatctatcatctatctatctatctatctatctatctatctatctatctatctatctatctatctatctatctgtcatctcactgtgccaagcactgttccagCATTAGGGATGTAGCAACAAATTCCACCAGGTGGAGAGGGTCAGGAGGAAATTAAGGCAATGTTAGAAAAACCAGTAAGAGACTTTTTATCCAGGGGCACCTATGTGTCCAGCAGTACGCTGGGTAAGCCTGAATAAGGAGAAATATCAGGCTCTTTTCCAGTTTTTGCAGTGGGAGGCAACACGGGCAGCAAGTCTCCCGGGACACTTGTCTAGGAAGCGGGGAGGGAAGTCCTGCACGGAAACCAGCGCAAGCACCGGAAGTTTTGGAGATGGTGGGGCTGCCGATCAGCTTGAAGAACTACGATCCTCAGAAGGACAAATGCTTCTCGGGCACCGTCAGGCTTAAATCCATTCCCCGCCCCCAGTTCTCCGTATGTGTTCTGGGGACCAGCAGCACTGTGACGAGGCCCAGGCTGTGGATGTCCCCCACATGGACACTGAGGCACTGCAGGAACTCGACAAGAATAAGAAACTGGTCAAAAAGCTGGCCAAGACATATGAAGCCTTTTTGGTTTCAGAGTCTCTGAGCAAGCAGATCCCACGAGCCCGGGGCCCAGGCGTGAAGCAGCCTGGCGAGTTCCCTTCCTTGTCCACTCATAATAAGAACGTGGTGGACAAAGTCGATGAAGTGAAATCCATCATCAGGTTCCAGATGAAGAAGGTGTTGTGTCTGGCAGTGGCCGTTGGCCACGTGAAAATGACAGATGGGGAGCTTGTGTACAACATCCACTTAGCCGTCCATTTCCTGGGGTCATTGCTGGAAAAGCACTGGCAGAACGTCCCGACTTTCTATATCAAGAGCATCACGAGAAAGCCCCAGTGCTGGTACTAAACCAGAGCTTAAAAAACCATAGTGCTACCAttcaaacataaaaagagaaatatcagGAGACCCTACCTAAAGTAAACCACGGCAAGTCACTTAGTTTGGCTTAGAAATGAAATTTGGCTTCGTTTGGTTTAGACCAGGGGAGTCATTTATTTTGGCTACAAAGAAACGAACCTTTTTACACAGACAGCATAAAAACGAATCCTATTTGTAAATTATACGCATCACAGGCGAAAATCAGCGAGGTAGTGGAGAGGGCTCGATCCTGTACTCAATCCTTTACTCAATTGAGCATTACCTGAGGGCTATGCACAATGGGGTGGGGATACTATGAAAGCCAAGTAGACAGGTCACTGTCCCCCTGGAGCTGGTAGGCCGGTGAGAATATTCTCTCCTTGAGTCACTGCGAACCTCTAGCAGATACGTGACTATGGACAATTAGGAATTTCTTCTGCCcctattttgtaaaatacatgGGGTCAGACTCGCAAACCTGCCACTTAAATTCCTAGCTTAAACCTTAACGATGGCGGTTGTGCCCAGAGGAGGGTGGGTAAGACTCCACCGCTCTGCGGTGCTGCGAGCCTGGCAGCAGGGGCGCTACTGAAACCCACAGAGCGTTCGCGTTCTGAAAGCGCTTGTCCCTCGCGGCGCCCCGTCGaccccgctgccgccgccgccgctgccgccgccgccgccgccgccgccgctcgcGGAGCCGGAGGAGGCGGAGCTGGCGCTGTCCCGGCTCTGGAGCGGGGTTGCAGCCGAGGAGGCGGCGCGGCGGGCCCGGGTGACTAAGGCTCGGGCGGGGCGGCGGGAGAGGCTGGCCGGCAGCGCCGGCAGCGCGGGGAGAGCGGCGCCTTGGGGTGGGCGCTCCCGGCGAGAGGAGTCCGCTCCATGCGTGCGGGCCGAGCCCGGCCCCTGCGAGCCGTCGACATGAAGAAAGACGTGCGGATCCTGCTGGTGGGAGAACGTGAGTCCGCGCACCGGGGCTGGCCGCGGCCACCGCAGACCCTGCCGCCCCTGCCCCTGCCGTCCCGGGCCTGCTCGCCCGTCGCCGTCCCGGTCTCTTCCATCCGCATCCCCGGTGCTCCCAGCCCCTTCACTCTGCCCTTTCGGCTGTCTGCAGGCGGCCCTCCACCTCTTGCCTCACCTGGGCCCTCCTAAGACCTCCCTCCCTTGTCCCCCAGTTGTCCTCCTAAGCCATGTCCCCATTAGCCTCTGACAGCCCGGCCTCATCCCTCCGAAAGTcctgtccttttcctcttctaatCCTTCCCTCCTGGGCCTCAGCGTTTCCGAGGCCGCCGCCTTTCAGATCCTCTCGTCTTCCGTGGAGATTCCCTTGTCACTGCCAGGCAGGTGCTGAAATAGACTGACCAATTGGGATGTCGTGAGCCGGCTCggggaagctgggggaggggtgcagaacTATTCGACTTGTGGGCAAGGtcaggtttctgtttttttgccTTCCCAGCCTTCTCTTGCTCTAAGCATTGACATGGTGAAGGTATGGAACGTTTTTAGCGATGTTTGTACTTGGCATTGGATTGACTCCTGATGTACTCGGCATTGCCTCAAAATTTTACTCTCAACTTCAAGTTACTCaagtgctcaatgaatgaataattagTTGAAAGAATTATTGTTTCCCGAAAGCCTAATTCCCTCTCCCTTTTTAAACATCCATAGCTATTCGGTTTGGAATAAATTTGTAAATAACAGCAGGCACACATGAGAcccaacagacacacacacatacatatgagaCCCCTAGAGATTCTTTGATTTCACCTTttgaagataaaagagaaatgcCTTCTTCTCTTCACTGACTTGGGGACAGAACTTTAGGGACTTCTTGATATCACTGTGCAAGTTACATGACTGGATTGGTAGGACTAAAATAGGAAAGTGGGCTGCTGAggattggattatttgttttccagtacattaGTTACTGCTCTGCCATTGCTGTTTTGAAACATTGTATTTCTAAACCCCATTCCATTCTAGAGAAGCCCCTTCAGGTCACTGAGTGATGAACTCCCAAAGAAGAAAGCTAACACATTTTTACCCTCTTCTGTAGTACTATTTGGTGTTCATTGAAATCTCTGTTCAcctgctctttggagaaatcttcCTTTAGAATCAGAAGTCACAAGTAAACTTAACCAGACCTAGTTTACTTTTTGATTTGCAGTTGTGAATTTTAGTCtttataactacatatatatacatatgtgtgtgtgtgtgtgtgtgtatatatatatatatatctgtagcTATGTCTTAATCTGTGTTTTGCATGGACTTCCTTGACAAAGTCCACGAAGGTGTTACTTAACATGATTCATGCTGATGCATTTGGAAAAACAAGGGAAGGAAAGTGAGTAGGTGATCTgcttaaaccaggggtgtccaaacttttttcaacggttttcaccaagggccatgtgcggtaagatacacaaacagctgggccactcactcaaggtgaagtatgtattgcctcacctggtttatttaagtaaactaaatatatttttggaatttgctgcaggccaattaacaatggctcgcgggctgcagtttggacacccctggattaAACTGATCCTAACTGTATCATAAAATAGTTTTAcagtataataatttttaatactaattttttaaaaaacaaaaaaagcttatgttttttaattagttttgaaTCTAGAAAGcaattacatataattattagTCTGTAAAACACCTAATAGAAATgctacacatatataaaatatattgtcagCCTTAGAACATTTAAGGTAAAATGGtaccagttttatttatttagaaatacataaaagaatattttctaacattaaaCATTTGTTAGAAAACTTATAAGCTATGTTCTACAGAAATGAAAGCGAATAAGAGAGTTGATAAAAGTGTGCATGCAAGAGATTTTTAATCCTAGGGAGAAACTTGATACAAGAGAAAGCCTTAGGTTTTgaggaagatatttttattaaaaagggtGGTACCAAAAGCTCTAGGCCAGCTACCATATATATAACGtcttttcacaattaaaaatattagaggTTGTGAGgaatgtaaatatctaactattacattgctttgtacacctgaagctagtaaaaaaattaatatattagagGTATACttatttgaaatatgtaattttaattgtattaaaagaTGTAATTTagttacattaaattatatttaattagttatattttggggggaaatgtttGAAGCATTACTTTTTGAGATTTAATGTACATATTTGACAGCTGTTAACCTAGCTTGTAGTACTTCAAATGCTAGGTAAACGTAAGTGTgatcaagtttattttttaatactggTCTGACACACGAATTTATCAGGAAAACCACTTTTTTAGGAAAAAGTGGTAGTGATTCAGTTGTAGTTTTAAGATGTTAACTAAAGGGAATGGgggggaaagcaaagaaaaaggagCATCCGCTCTGGTATTATTGTAAAGCCTGGTCCTTCTGTATCACTTCTGCGCCTTTTATTGCTCTTAGTGTCTGTGCCTAAACCGCACAGGAACAGCTTCATTCACTGAAGCTCTGAAATAGTTATGATGGTTTCAACATTCTGTTGGCTAAACTTATACTGTACTCTGAAGGTGAAATGGATCTTTTCTTGGCCCATCCAGAATCTGAATTCTGTCCAGGCTTCACTGCTAACTAATTGCTTAATATCTGTGTAGTGCTTAGATCAGAGAAGTTAGTCTGTCTGTACATTTTAAGGTATTTGTTAAGGCAGAGAACGTCAAAGTGTTTTAAATATCTGTACCTTATCTTAATTATTGAACATATTGAATACCATTCAGGCCAAAACAAAAGTCTGTTACCATtctttaaacaaaacaacattttaaaaatctttaaaaatgcgACCACACAAAACTTAGTTCTTCAGGTTATAGCTTTTCATGGTCAGATTCACTGGCCAGAATTTGTATTTAACTAGATATGTATTGGTATGCTTAACAGATGTTCTTGTTACAATAAAATTAGCATGAGCTTTACTACCTTTTTTATCTGAATCCTGTAGCTACCTTAAAAGTTCACAGGATCGTTTTCGTTTAGTGAGGTCTTGTTTTTAAGTTAAAGTGAGGTATAGTTGTTTTCTGCTGGTCACATTCATTAAGAAAGTGGATCTGTCATCCTCTTTTTAAGTGAATCTGGCAGCTCTTACCCGATTTGTCTAACTGACTAGTTTATCAGTGGAGTCTCTGCCCGACAAGTTCAGGCTTTAACTGACACGGCCTAGACTTTTGTAATACCTCCTTAACTGGTCTCCCTGAttctaatttcattcatttgcCATGTAGCAGACAgagtcatctttaaaaatgtctcagattttgttacccatttttaaaattcgCTGatgatttctcctttcattttagaataaagtccaaactttTTAATGCAAGCTTACAATGTCCTTCACCATCTGGCCCTTGCTTTCTCTTACATTACTTTCTCCTTCACTGCTTTCTCTGCGAGAAGGCCCTGACTCAGGCTTTATCCCCACTCCTCTGcatatttgttcttgtttttttgttgttgttgttgttactcgGGCTAGAAAGCAAGCTTCGTGAGGGCAGgggatttgtcttgtttattgctctatccccagagcctagaagaggcctggcacaaagtagacaCTCAAATAGTTGTTGAACGAAAGAATGAGTTCGAGCTAGTTCATTTTATTTAGACTTCCTTGTTTTCCAAACCACTCCTCTCAGTCATAAAAATTTAgtcatttccctttcttaaatTCAGTCTGATGTGGTTATTGTTAGGATTTGAAGGGGCAGCATGCATCCAATTTCTTGTTCATGTTCCTCAGCTTTATTTTGTCTGGGAGATTCCTATATTCTGGCAATAAAGTAGACCAGTGACTTTCAATGACGCTGCCATGTCTATTCCACGTCTTGGCTGCCAGGAAGTATAGTCTTTGCCAAAAGAGGTCAACTTCTCCTTGCTACACCAGAGGTCATCTTAGAGATTTGAAGAGGTTGGGGAAAGATTTTTCAGGTGTAAGCTAGGGATAAGAGCCAAAGACACTTCAGGAATAAGCTAGCAGttagaaaaaaaactttctatGGTCCTTTTGAAGCCATATTGCTCTCCATTCTGGTCTTTGTTAGAATGATATTTGAAGATGAAACTGTTCAGTTTTAATTATACTGTGTTTCGTACCTGGGTGATCTTCTATGGCCAAGGATGTTCAAGCATCCTTGGCCATAAACATTCTCTCCTACATAGTCTATTCATATAGAGAGTGTATTCTACATCCTCTTCACATACGTATTAAGACTTATTCTCCATGGTCTTCTTTGTCCCTCTGGCACCACTTGGGCACTGGTGTGGATCTGGTATGAGAGGGATAAACCACAGCATTAGTCTTTCTGTAACCCACGTCATCTGCACATGGTCAACACAGTTTTCCTTTGGAACAATGCTCAGCTATTTCCTCAAATGCTAAAGttttccagttaaaaaaataattccctattcaccctcctcctccctgtgtaTTCTAATTACAATGACTTTGGAAGAGCCAACAGGCTTCCTAATAAAGAAGCTGATAACAATGAGGAGTAGGTCCCTTTGAAGCACGCAGTGTTTGTTATCAAGAAAAAGAGCCAATATGGCCGGTAGGGCGGTAATTAGAACCAGAGAGTGTTACTTCCGCTTCGGGAATATTAGGAATTCGCTGTCATTTAGAACTAGATGTTCAAAAGATGTGATGAAAATACAAAGACATTTTTAGGCTGTATACATCTAGATAATTTGTTCTATGGTGATGAATTATGTTTCCCGTGGATGACCTACTTCGGAGCATGGAGTCTCAGACAGAAAGAACTATGGCATGTTGTGTTGCACTGAATCAGAAGGCCTTCTCTCCTTGGGGATTGTTGTGGccgtgctttttatttttatagatcaCTTCAGTATTCTCGGGCAAAATAGAGGAAAGAGAGACTGTCAGATGGCTGGCTAACAAACGATAATATTTTTGTCCTccataataattaatatttatgttaaatactgtatacttatattttatatataattttaaatgaaatgtatttctagttatttgttataaaatatctatgctatatattatattaaatataaaatttaatcgGTACAATAATTGGAGAAGAGCTTGGGATTTTGTTCctttatggaaataatttttattttctagatcagttaaaaatatcagttaaaaatATCTGCCATTTTTAAGGGACCTTTTTGATTGGAGgctactataaatatttaaatttttaaatattttaaaatttagaattttaaaattctaaaatgttttccctATATTTAAGGCACTCAttcatttcttaattaaaattaacttaaaagtggcctattttagttttaaacctgcatcatcattattatttctttttttttttcgtagTCTCACTTAAGGTTAGGTGGGTAGGCAGAAGGGAATCAAAAAGTCCTAGTTTAGATTCACTGATGCATTTCTTAACTAGATCACATCTGTGCAATCCTTTATTACAGTATCATCTCACTACTCTTCCAAAAGGAAACCCAAAATAATACTATGTTCATTTTCTCCCAAGTTCACTGTAATCTGTCTCTTTTGCTCTAattttgaagttgttttaaaaaaaggaaattgcggggtggccggttagctcagtttgttagagtgtggtgctgataacaccaaggggTGCCGGCTGGATCCCcgacatgggccactgggagctgcgccctccttaaaaaaaacccaacaaaaaaacaaaggaaattgctcttggatttttttatgtgttttttgatttttaaaaggcctTTTATTATATACAATTACCTCAAACTGGATGGAATTGTTTTATTGTGGTGAGTGCTAAACTACCTCGTATCTTTAACAGCCAAGGTAagaggtgaataaataaatgaataaaaatatcacaCTCTAAAAGgtaatattgatataaataaattgaattattcCCACTCTTTGGTACCACTGTCTTACTCGTATATGTCTGTCTATATGATCAAGCAAAGTAAAGCTCTTTAATTGTATTTATGATGCCTCCTTCCCTGCCAAGgtgtttcctttcttgtttctgaGGCCTGCCCTGTTTGGAATAGACCTGGTTGCAGGTTTGAACTTTGGCAGGAGCCTGTTGCTGCCCAGGCAGCCAGAACGGCCCTGATGAGCTGAGCTGTGAAGAAATCTGAATTTCCTGAGACCGTTGgtatttctcttctgaaaatatCACTGGGGATGTAGGGGGTCCATGGAAAAAGCAGAAGGGGACGGTGACCAGGAGAAACTTTGTTCTGATGAGTTTTAAGAAGAATTGAAAGGGTTATGGTGAAGGAGGGGACTTTAAAGGTGACACGGCATACCTGTCGAAGGCCTGAATTGTGCTAAGGGATCCCGAGTGATTCTGATTAGGCAGCAACAAGTCCTTAGCTTTCTTGGAAACTAGTAGGCCTGTTATTGTTGGTGATTGACTTAATTTTGATTACTGTGTTTAACAGTTGAACTGCAGACTAGAATTTAGGGTAGGTTCCTTCAGAAACTCATGAGGGCCTTGGAGTAGTGGGATACAAGCGAAATTTTGAAAAGGTGATTCTAAAAAGGCGATTCTGAGAAGGATCAAGGTCTTTAGCATATTAAGGTAGGCAAAATTCTCAAAAGCAAGCAAGAGTGAGAcctgttttccttttgattatCAAGGAACATCTGAGTTACTGAATATCTAATTCATTTTTCCCCGTGCCTAACATAGTAGATCAAGGATAAGATGTGGAGATCTATAAAGTATCCAGGAGAGTTcttcagaaatggaaaagtttcTGGGAACATCTATGCTGGTGGTAGTTTTGGGATTTTGGAGACACTAGGGAAAAGACAGACATCTCTACGGTGTCCAGAAAGGCCCAGAAGTCATAGGAATTAGATAGGCATTGGATCTTCTAAAAGATTTAAGTACCTGGGAGTTATGCAACtaactaaaataaattacataaagtaCAGGACTTGATTAGACTTCGCAGAAGAGGCATTCTCCTGTCTGGTAATCCACCGAGAGCTCTGCTGTGTGTTAATTGTCTAATATCAGACATCACGACTCTTTCCAAGAAACCTTAAGGGTTCTCTCACAAATGTATACTGTTCTGTAACATCGGTTGCCAagagtaaaaaatatataggagGTCCAAATTCTAGGTTTCTTGATGCTGGATAAAGAGAACAGTGGCTTGGCTCATTTTGAATAAGGTAACTGTTTTGCCTCCATTGTGCACAATTGAGCGGATTTAGGATTGACTACTATGGAGATAGGGATGAATGATACTACCTTGAGCTAGCTAAAGGTTTGGGGGTGCTGGGACCCTACACAAGGCCATGATGAAAGGAGTTATTTAAGGGAAAAAGCTAGGAAATGCTGACTATAAGTCAGCAAGTTCTAGAAATTCCTGGACCCCGTATTGGCTTGGTGAGTCCCACTTTGTTCCTATAGATAGATGAATGCTCCTGCCAAATCGCTTTCCCATACACAGTTAAACAGGTAACATACAGGTTTGGAGATCTGTCTGCCACTTCAAGGGTACTAGAGGGTGTGTGACCTAATTaatataatgtgcactttttcgTCTGTTAAAGGTCTGTTTCCTAGGGGTGCTACAGGATAGCTTAGATTAATTATAGAATAGAAGCATTCATATCATCTAGTCCATTGTTTTTAAACTGATGggaaaatggaggcccagagagtcGGTGACTACTCAGGGTTACACTGCTAATGGCAAAGCTGGTTCCCGAATCCAGATTTTCTTGCCCATTCCCGTGCTCACTGAGCTCCTTTAGTTCAaactcatcatcatcatcaccatcacaacTACCATATTGTATTTAacgtgtgccaggcattgtcctGAGCGTTGTACATCtgtcatcttctttttttttaatttattggggtgacaattgttagtgaaattacatcgatttcaggtgtacaattctgtattacatcatctataaatcccactgtgtgttcaccacccagtcagttctcctgccatcaccatatatttgatccctttaccctcatctcccaccccccaggcccttaccctctggtaaccactaaactattgtctgtgtctatgagtttttgtttctcatttgtgtgtcttgttctcttgttgtttttggtttatataccacatatcagtgaaatcatatggttctctgctttttctgtctgacttatttcgcttagcatcattaCATCTGTCATCTTAATTAATCCTCTTGCCCATTCAGTGAAGCTTTTCAGCACCACATTTTatggatgaacaaactgaggcttgGTGACTTCCCTGAGGAAACAGCCAGTTAAGTGCTGGAGCTAAGATTTCAATCCAgttctgtctgattccaaagcctgtgttcttttcttctttttctgatgaaataattatataaaaggTGTGAAGAATAATACAACAAATGCCCATCAcccagcttaagaaataaaacattaccagtAATTTAAAGCCCCCTCCCATtgcattttcctctctttccctcaaaAGTAGCCAAGCACAGAATTTCAGATCTGTGCCCTTAACCACTAAGCAAGCCATACAGCTCCGTTTATTAAGTGCATTTGCTAGGCACTAGGGATtgaacagtgaacaagacagatacgTTCCCTGTGCTTCTGGAGTTTCCTGTGGGTGACAGTGAAATACTTGTTCCTTAGTCTTTCTGGAGATGCTCAGTAGCTGGTAGAAAATGTCAGGTTTTCACCAAGGACGCATAGGAAGTCCTTTAGGTGAGCATTGGTGATATTCCGGAAGGCTGTGAGGTATTATTACACGGAAACAGTACTGTCTTAAGAGCACACGTCTTAACTGattgctcatttttttcctcctagagaCCAAGGTATAGGCTTCTTTTATTAGCTTTTTGATTTCCTGCTGTGTTTCCAGACTTCTGGGAGAAGTAGATAATCCCTTCTTCtgccctttcctttcccacttcACATCTTTAAATAGAGTGTTTGAACATAGCACTTGATCCATACCTCTTCTGTGGCAGTTTTATCTATCCTGTTTAACGCATTTTCCATATTATCCCCACATACTACCTAAGACTCACCTTTGTACTTAGAGGACAATCAGGTAAATATTTATCAGATGAACTAATGGTAGTAGTCTGGAAGGAAGATGGGTCGTTTAGAAGCATAAGTTAATACTCACTGTGTATTCTCCTAGTGTTTTTCCTAGTTTGGTCTAGGTAGGGGGCAAATGTGTCTGTGTGAAACTCACTCTCTTTGATAGAAGGGCTATTATAGTATTTCTCAGTTTTTTGAGCCATCGCTTCTTTTTATGAATGTAAAACTCTTATGCCCTCTGCACTCTGACAATTTTCGGGTACTAACTGGGTGTCCTaccattcaattcaattctgacactcaCTATCCTGAGCTAGCATAAGCTCCCACAAGTAAAAGGGCAAGGTCCCCCACAAGATTACCTTTACTTTATTTAGACACAGCTGCAGGAGGGTCCCCAGACTGCCCACACTTCTTCCCGGCTGACTATAAATTCAGGGCTTCCCACAATCCCCTTTGGTTTGATAGTTCACTAGAATGCCTCACAGAACTCAGGACCGTTCTCTGCTTACGATTACACAagtgaacagccagatgaagtcCACAAGGCAAGGTCTGAAAAGGTCTTGAGCTCAGGAGCTTTTGTTCCGTGGAGTCAGGGTGTACCCCCTTCCTGCCACATCCGTGTGctcaccaaccaggaagctgaCCTGAGCTCCGATGGCCAGAGTGTTTATTTGGGACTTCATTAGGTAGGCACGACTGATTAAATCATCGGCCACATGATTGAACTCaatcccccaccacacacacaccggAGGTCTGGGGTAGGGCTGAAAGTTATCACCCTATAATCACATGGTTGGATTTTCTGGCAATCAACCTCCACCCTGAAGCTATCTAGGCACTTCCCTCCCTCTAATGAGTCAGGGTATGAGGATAAATTCAAGTATGGTTGAAAGAGACTAACAAAAGATACTTCTGTCActgaggaaattccaagggattttgAAGCTCTGTGTTAGGAACTGGGAATAAAGACCAGatgtattctttattattaatatatcacACCCtcctttaatatttgaaatttcaacattaattattatttactaaaatcaaaatgaacaaagtaattttagaattttttttttttaattgccagaGCAGTTACCCACTGAGCTCTTCAATTGCTTACATAAGAAAAGCTTTGCATGGGAGAGTTCCAGAATCTCCAGGAGATGAGACTAATTTCCCAAATGGCAGTGCTGAAGCTATAGCAGCAATACAGGCGTGCTTGGGCAAGGTGAAATCAAGTCAGGTAGTTCATCCAGTCTGGTTGATGTGCTAGAAGTGTTTCTCCCATTcatgtaaaattagaaaatttggtTCATTATCCAGTGCTTCCAAATATTTGGTTATTGTATTTAGACTCATACATGTTCAGTACCTTATATATTCATAAGAGTTTGATATAAATTATGTGGCACAGGAGTagttgaaagaaggaaagggaggtcTAGGGTAGCCGTGGGGTGTCTTTAGGGATGAGGTAGAATTTGAGCAGTTTTTGAGAGGTGGTTAATATTTGGAGAagtagaggggagagagagagtagTATTTTAGATGCAGAAAACCATGTGGGGGCAGGATTCATGACGGCTAGTTTGTACTTAGAGCAGAATGGCCTTGTGAGAGCAAATCGTGTATGTGGGGACTAGtgggaaaggaaattaaatagaTGAGCTGGGTTAAATTATGTATGACTGTCAAAGGCCAGTAGAATAGTTTCACCTTGATGTGGCAGATAATTGAGAGTCAAGGAAGGCTTTTGATCAAGTGAGTTAGAATATGAAAAGAATGTGTAAGAAAGATGGACTGTCATTTGTCCTTTTGATTAATGACGGATGGAGAAGGGGTGAAAAATTGGGAACTGGGAGGTGTTTCAGGAAAAGTACCATAATTAGGGGAAAGTGGgaacagagaggaaggaatgaaTATTAAAAACTTCAAAGGAAAATTTGATAGAATTTGGTACTTTGCTGAGTGCAGAGGAAGGTTGAATCAAAAATGGCTACAGTttttgaatttttgctttttatcctgATGTGTAGAAAGAGTGTTCTTAATTGGTGAAATTTTATAAGTCCCTTGGAATACCATCTCCATGAAAGTTAAAAAGTAGGGAAGACCTTGACCGCAtctggaatagtgcctggcatatggaagtgctcaagaaatatttgttgaagggaTGAAAGAATGCATTGAACATGTCATTTAGGTAAATTTCAGTTGCCATTTGTAAATTTAGAACATGCCATTTTTTACTACcacaaatgacttttaaaatagtaCTTGTTGACCTTTTTCAGTAgcaaaaattatgtttattgtagaaaattg contains the following coding sequences:
- the LOC117012921 gene encoding LOW QUALITY PROTEIN: 60S ribosomal protein L10a-like (The sequence of the model RefSeq protein was modified relative to this genomic sequence to represent the inferred CDS: inserted 2 bases in 2 codons); translated protein: MSWGINDGHVTLAVLRFPQGATSGDPTLTFSSQFIQDPGRLEGALSHLSSLLRFFSGPFVDPTPFAEAMDKLRNLPDDVQLEIGKAGSDEAGREVLHGNQRKHRKFXEMVGLPISLKNYDPQKDKCFSGTVRLKSIPRPQFSVCVXGDQQHCDEAQAVDVPHMDTEALQELDKNKKLVKKLAKTYEAFLVSESLSKQIPRARGPGVKQPGEFPSLSTHNKNVVDKVDEVKSIIRFQMKKVLCLAVAVGHVKMTDGELVYNIHLAVHFLGSLLEKHWQNVPTFYIKSITRKPQCWY